A region of Paractinoplanes abujensis DNA encodes the following proteins:
- a CDS encoding long-chain-fatty-acid--CoA ligase: MLNLSILLEDSARTHPDRAAVVLGDRRLTYAQVDAAANQVANLLVERGIRPGDKVALSCPNLPYFPVVYYGILKAGAVVVPLNVLLKGREIAYHLKDSEAKAYLCFQGTPELPMGTEGHAGFQQTEGCETFFLITADPAAPSPIEGTETLGPALAGQSPVFEAVLLPETDPAVILYTSGTTGQAKGAELSHSNLLLNALTCNRLFGGTPGTDTHLLVLPLFHSFGSTVNMNAGFATAATLVLLPRFDAKAAVQLLQSENVTFFAGVPTMWWGLLNALGEGVDVERIAATMRVAVSGGSSLPVEIIKAVKERFGVTILEGYGLSETSPVATFSKPGADPRPGSIGVPIWGVEVKLIDAEWNTIEGADEIGEIAIRGHNTLRGYYNRPEATAEVVRDGWFRSGDLGRRDKDGYYYIVDRAKDMIIRGGFNVYPREIEEVLITHEAVSLAAVIGVPHPSHGEEVKAFVILNPGATVTEEELVEWGKEQMAAYKYPRVVSIVESLPMTATGKLLKRELS; the protein is encoded by the coding sequence ATGCTCAACCTCTCGATCCTGCTCGAGGACAGCGCCCGCACCCATCCCGACCGGGCGGCTGTCGTCCTCGGTGACCGGCGCCTGACCTACGCCCAGGTCGACGCGGCCGCCAACCAGGTGGCGAACCTGCTCGTCGAACGGGGCATCCGGCCCGGCGACAAGGTGGCGCTCTCCTGCCCCAACCTGCCGTACTTCCCGGTCGTCTACTACGGCATCCTCAAGGCCGGCGCGGTCGTCGTGCCGCTGAACGTGCTGCTCAAGGGTCGTGAGATCGCCTATCACCTGAAGGATTCCGAGGCCAAGGCCTACCTGTGCTTCCAGGGCACTCCCGAGCTGCCGATGGGCACCGAGGGCCACGCCGGCTTCCAGCAGACCGAGGGCTGCGAGACGTTCTTCCTGATCACCGCCGACCCGGCCGCGCCGTCGCCGATCGAGGGGACCGAGACCCTCGGGCCGGCGCTCGCGGGCCAGTCGCCGGTCTTCGAGGCCGTGCTGCTGCCCGAGACCGACCCGGCCGTCATCCTCTACACCAGCGGCACGACCGGACAGGCCAAGGGGGCCGAACTCAGCCACTCCAACCTGCTGCTCAACGCGCTCACCTGCAACCGGTTGTTCGGCGGCACGCCGGGCACCGACACGCACCTGCTCGTGCTGCCGCTGTTCCACTCGTTCGGCAGCACGGTGAACATGAACGCGGGCTTCGCCACCGCCGCGACGCTGGTGCTGCTCCCCCGCTTCGACGCGAAGGCCGCCGTGCAGTTGCTGCAGAGCGAGAACGTCACGTTCTTCGCGGGCGTGCCGACCATGTGGTGGGGGCTGCTCAACGCGCTCGGTGAGGGCGTCGACGTCGAGCGCATCGCGGCCACCATGCGCGTCGCGGTCTCCGGCGGCTCCAGCCTGCCCGTCGAGATCATCAAGGCGGTCAAGGAGCGCTTCGGGGTGACCATCCTCGAGGGGTACGGGCTGAGCGAGACCTCACCGGTGGCCACGTTCAGCAAGCCCGGCGCCGACCCGCGCCCGGGTTCGATCGGCGTGCCCATCTGGGGTGTCGAGGTCAAGCTCATCGACGCCGAGTGGAACACGATCGAGGGTGCCGACGAGATCGGCGAGATCGCCATCCGCGGCCACAACACATTGCGCGGCTACTACAACCGCCCGGAGGCGACCGCCGAGGTGGTGCGGGACGGCTGGTTCCGCAGTGGCGACCTGGGCCGGCGTGACAAGGACGGCTACTACTACATCGTCGACCGGGCCAAAGACATGATCATCCGGGGTGGCTTCAACGTCTACCCGCGCGAGATCGAGGAAGTGCTGATCACCCACGAGGCCGTCTCGCTGGCCGCGGTGATCGGCGTGCCCCACCCGAGCCACGGTGAGGAGGTCAAGGCGTTCGTGATCCTCAATCCGGGCGCCACGGTCACCGAGGAGGAGCTCGTCGAGTGGGGCAAGGAACAGATGGCGGCGTACAAATATCCGCGCGTCGTCTCGATCGTTGAGTCGCTGCCGATGACCGCGACGGGCAAGCTGCTCAAGCGGGAACTCAGCTGA
- a CDS encoding MDR family MFS transporter: MAIERQTLRTSLAVLTGGVAVILDSTIVSVALHELAADLGAGVGTIQWVSTAYLLALGVVIPTVGWLQGRLGAKRLWLAALTLFLLGSVLCSFAWDAPSLIAFRVVQGLGGGVMMPLMTTMIVQAASAADRTRLMTVVALPTAIAPVLGPVAGGLILGAGDWRWLFLVNVPICLAGLVLAARWIPAGEPGRRVRLDVVGLLLMSPALVALLWGLSNVGGGNDRTDVLLPLIGGALLLAAFVLWALRRRDDALVDLGVLRSRPTWAASTLMFLSGASLYGAMLLLPLYWQQVRGEDALGAGLLLIPQGLGSLLSRTAAARLVDRVGARGVSILGFVLVGLATVPFAYAGEHTATWPLLAALFARGLGLGMVIIPLMTVAFTGLEHARIPHASIVTRVAQQVGGSAGVALLAVVLSTASARTGNPVHAFDLAFWWTVGFTGLAVLVSFVLPGQAAQDVPAVASEPVVSSAR; the protein is encoded by the coding sequence ATGGCTATCGAACGGCAAACCCTCCGTACGTCGCTCGCGGTGCTCACCGGCGGCGTGGCGGTCATCCTCGACTCCACGATCGTCAGCGTCGCGCTGCACGAGCTGGCGGCCGATCTCGGCGCCGGCGTCGGCACGATCCAGTGGGTCAGCACGGCCTACCTGCTCGCGCTGGGCGTGGTCATCCCGACCGTCGGCTGGCTGCAGGGGCGGCTCGGGGCGAAGCGGCTGTGGCTGGCCGCGCTCACCCTGTTCCTGCTGGGCTCGGTGTTGTGCTCGTTCGCCTGGGACGCGCCCAGCCTGATCGCCTTCCGGGTGGTGCAGGGTCTGGGCGGCGGCGTGATGATGCCGCTGATGACCACGATGATCGTGCAGGCTGCGAGCGCCGCCGATCGCACGCGGTTGATGACCGTCGTCGCGCTGCCGACCGCGATCGCGCCCGTCCTGGGCCCGGTGGCCGGCGGCCTGATCCTCGGCGCGGGCGACTGGCGCTGGCTGTTCCTCGTCAACGTGCCGATCTGCCTGGCCGGGCTGGTGCTGGCCGCGCGCTGGATCCCCGCCGGCGAGCCGGGCCGCCGGGTGCGCCTCGACGTCGTGGGGTTGCTGCTGATGTCCCCGGCTCTGGTCGCCCTGCTCTGGGGCCTGTCCAACGTCGGTGGCGGCAACGACCGTACGGACGTGCTTCTCCCCCTGATCGGCGGCGCGCTGTTGCTGGCCGCCTTCGTGCTGTGGGCCCTGCGCCGCCGCGACGACGCGCTGGTCGATCTGGGGGTGCTGCGGTCGCGCCCGACCTGGGCCGCGTCCACGCTGATGTTCCTTTCCGGCGCTTCCCTGTACGGCGCCATGCTCCTGCTCCCCCTGTACTGGCAGCAGGTGCGGGGCGAGGACGCGCTCGGCGCGGGCCTGCTGCTCATTCCGCAGGGCCTGGGTTCGCTGCTCAGCCGCACGGCCGCGGCCCGCCTGGTCGACCGGGTCGGCGCCCGCGGCGTGTCGATCCTCGGTTTCGTGCTGGTCGGCCTGGCCACGGTCCCGTTCGCGTACGCCGGCGAGCACACCGCGACCTGGCCGCTGCTGGCCGCCCTGTTCGCGCGCGGCCTGGGCCTCGGCATGGTCATCATTCCGCTCATGACCGTCGCGTTCACCGGCCTCGAGCACGCCCGGATCCCGCACGCCAGCATCGTCACCCGCGTCGCCCAGCAGGTCGGTGGGTCGGCCGGCGTGGCGCTGCTCGCGGTCGTCCTTTCGACCGCCTCAGCCCGTACGGGGAATCCGGTTCACGCTTTTGACCTCGCGTTCTGGTGGACGGTCGGCTTCACCGGGCTGGCCGTCCTGGTGTCGTTCGTGCTGCCCGGCCAGGCGGCGCAGGACGTACCGGCCGTGGCGAGCGAACCGGTCGTAAGCTCGGCCCGATGA
- a CDS encoding TetR/AcrR family transcriptional regulator — protein MSLNTRRRGADLEDAILDAAWAVLIDSGYNGFTFEAIAARAGTSRPVLYRRWPHRDDLLVATLRRHWASRPIEVPDTGSLRADAIGFLRNVDQGRTGLMTLISAQLVEYFRATGTNFRDLRDSLRPPGQPTGFARIVGRAVERGEIPDVTRSPRIIDLPFDLFRNEMLMTMRPVSTEWITETVDLIWLPLLRAT, from the coding sequence GTGAGTCTTAATACCCGCCGCCGCGGCGCCGACCTGGAGGACGCCATCCTCGACGCCGCCTGGGCGGTCCTCATCGACTCCGGCTACAACGGCTTCACGTTCGAGGCGATCGCGGCCCGCGCCGGCACCAGCCGCCCCGTGCTCTACCGCCGCTGGCCCCACCGCGACGACCTGCTCGTGGCCACCCTGCGCCGGCACTGGGCCTCCCGACCGATCGAAGTCCCCGACACCGGTTCGCTGCGCGCCGACGCCATCGGCTTCCTGCGCAACGTCGACCAGGGCCGCACCGGCCTGATGACCCTGATCAGCGCCCAGCTGGTCGAATACTTCCGGGCCACCGGCACGAACTTCCGCGACCTGCGCGACTCGCTGCGCCCGCCCGGCCAGCCGACAGGCTTCGCCAGAATCGTGGGGCGAGCCGTGGAACGGGGAGAAATCCCGGACGTGACCCGCTCACCCCGCATCATCGACCTGCCGTTCGACCTGTTCCGCAACGAAATGCTCATGACGATGCGCCCGGTGTCCACCGAGTGGATAACCGAAACGGTCGACCTCATCTGGCTCCCCCTCCTACGAGCCACCTGA